The window CTTGAATATGGACATTGGACATGATAATCTGAGAGTTTTTGGAGATCGATCGAGAGCAAAATATCATGATTCTTTCGTCAAGATTCAAACTCCATTTTCAATTTTGGTAAACTTTAAATGGCAGGTGAACACGTTAATGATTGGCCCCGTACCGTAGTTTTCGGACTTTTTGGTAAGAAAGGTTGTTAAGAAGAACATATACCTACATGAAATCAACATACTTGAGGAACAAATAAATTTAAGCAAGTGTGCGCAAATCTGCAGCTCCCTAGATTTCAAATACTTCACAAACAAACGCGCGCGGCACAGATTGAAATCTTTGAGGAGTACTAGTACGTAGTCCAGTCATGGCGACACAGTTTCTGGTGTTCGCTGTTCTTATTGTCATCCTACTGGTGTTCATCTCTCTTGCTCAATGCGAAGTGCATTACCATGATTTTATAGTAAGTAAATTTTTGATGCTTTATTTCCCAGTTCGATTATCTATTCCCTTCAAGCATTCTAGTTGTTTTGGGCACAATCCTCAACAGAGGTAGAGAGGTAACTTAATAGGTCCAAATGTAAAAAAAAAAGATTGCGGGCATGCCACCGCGCGGACGCAAAAAGTAGTGGTCGTAGTAGTGGGGTGCGTTTAGCCTTCTGCTTCTAATCAAGCGATTAAGGATGAAGAGAGCACCAACTCCACCGTAGGGTTCTTCAAATTCGCCTTGCGTATTAGGTAAGGACTTACAGTAGTCTACCTGAGCGTCACAATATCGATACTCGATGTAAGGTCGAGCAAAGCATCAACTGGAAAGGAAGGGAAAAAAGACAAAGCTCTGAGAAGCGAACATGGAAACTAAAGCAAAGCTCCATGGAGCCCTTCAAAAGAAAAAGGTGCTAAGGCTGGATGCTTTAGCGTCAAGTTTAATTATGTTGAAAGTTATATTGTATTTTTGTTAAGTTATTGTGAGAGTTAGACCAGATCCTCGAATTCCCTTATATAGAGGTGAATTCGTTAGTTGTTGATAAGGATTCGGTCTTTGCTGCATAGTCAGTTGAGTTTCACAAGGTCTCGTTTTTCTTGGCAACCACGTAGCTGGGTGACGCAGTTCTAATCACGTATGTAGACTTATTTTAGGGCCATAGGTATTGGCCTAAAGCGAGTCAAAGACTTGTGGAAGTCTTCAACGTAAATGTAGCGTAGGCAATATTAATCACTTGCTTGATATAATTATGTTTCGGCGAAGTAACTAATTGCCTCTATCTAGAAGAGTTGAGTTAGAACAACTCAACTCATGGAGACTTGCGAACCTTGAGGACTTCAAACTACTGGATGCACATGCATTTGCATACATGTGATTAAGGAATAGAAACCTTAACACATGCAAACGCTTCCACTGGCGAGCCGCGCACATATAGCCCCTTTTATGCAATTAAAAATAATAGCTTTCTTTTCCAATCAAACAACCATGCGGAGCTCGCCTCATATAGTCCCCTTTTTGTATGCGAACTCTTCTTCTTGATTCTTCGCGAAGTTCTTCTCCTATGCGAAGTCGCGAAGTCCTTCTCCTACGCGAAGTCATCTTGCACGCGAACTATGTCACTCAGCTCGCCTGGTTCTGTTGGCGGGTCATCACTTGTAAACCCAATTTGGGCTCACCGGTGTAACGTGAACCATAAATTTAATTAATATTCACTTAGACAATTATTGTCTAATAAAATATTAATTCTAGATGTAAACACTATTATCTGTATTGTGCGTTATTCATTCCAGCTATACTCGATCATGCATGGAATCATAACATAACTAATTTGTTCTGATCTTTAACTAATTTAGGAATGTGCATCTTGGTAATTGCAATTTTTTATTAATCAATTAGGTGAAGGAGGTAAACTTCACAAGATTGTGTGAATCAAAGCTCATGTTAGTAGTAAACGAGAGTTATCCAGGTCCAGCAATACGAGCTCGCAAAGGAGACACTATTTATGTTAATGTCTACAATCAAGGATATTACGGATTCACTATTCACTGGCAAGTCCCTTCACACGATCGACCTCCTCTCTGTTTATATATTGCTTCCTTTACTTGATATAATACTTGTACTTTACATTATTAAATTGATCATCTTTTATCTTTGTAAATTAACATGCAAACACTTGGTATGATGATCCAGGCATGGCGTAAAACAACCAAGAAATCCATGGTTTGATGGCCCAGAATATGTGACACAATGTCCAATCTTACCTGGTACTAATTTTACCTATCAAGTTCAGTTGAGCACAGAAGAAGGAACACTATGGTGGCATGCTCATAGTGATTGGACTAGAGCAAGCGTTCACGGTGCCATTGCTGTATTGCCTGCTCTTGGAACAACATTTCCATTTCCTGAGCCTGATGAAGAGGAGATCATTGTGTTCGGTAAAACTATACACTGACCCTAGTCAATAACTTCATATTGTTCAGTATTAAACAGTACGGTATATATGCTAAGTTAAGTATACACTTGTGTAAATGCAGGTACTTGGTATTTGGGAAATTTGAAAGAACAGGTTGACAAGTGTTTGGACCCTGCAACAAACTCTGACTTACCCAAAGCATCTGGTTACACTATAAATGGACAACCTGGAGATTTCTCTCCATGCTCTACAAGTAGGCATATATATGCTATATATCATCATGTGGTTTACCTAACTAGTTATTTACTTAATTTAGTGTGTACTTCACATTGCATATATATTCTTGTAGATACAACTTATCGTCGTAAGGTGGACTGTGGCAAGACATATCTTCTTCGGATAGTGAACGCAAACATGGATGAAGAGTTTTACTTCGCCATTGCTGAACACAGCCTCACTGTGGTAGGCTTGGATGGCTCCTATACAAAACCCATCAACACAAACTATATAGTGATAGCCCCCGGACAAACAATGGACGTGTTGCTCAACACAAGTTCGACTTTGGGAAGCTATTACATGGTCGGAAGAGAATACTTAAATTCTAATGTTGACAAGCCAATAGCTGACCATGATGCAATTGCAATCCTTGAATATAATGGCAACTATACCACTTCCGCAGCTCCTTTATTTCCCCAACAGATTCCTAATTCCTTATCCCAAGAACCAGCATTCAACTTTTACGGAAAACTTAGAAGCTTAGCTACACCAGAATATCCTGTAAATGTTCCACAAGAGAGTGACATTACAACCAAAATGTACATAACAGCTTCCTCCAACGCTCTTTACTGTACTCCAGATTTTGATCCTACATGCTTCAACATATCTTTTGCTGCAAGCGTCAATAATATTAGTTGGGCCAATCCGAGTGAATCTATCTTACAAGCTTACTACATGTAAGATACATGTACATTATACATGGAAGCT of the Fragaria vesca subsp. vesca linkage group LG6, FraVesHawaii_1.0, whole genome shotgun sequence genome contains:
- the LOC101304120 gene encoding putative laccase-9-like is translated as MATQFLVFAVLIVILLVFISLAQCEVHYHDFIVKEVNFTRLCESKLMLVVNESYPGPAIRARKGDTIYVNVYNQGYYGFTIHWHGVKQPRNPWFDGPEYVTQCPILPGTNFTYQVQLSTEEGTLWWHAHSDWTRASVHGAIAVLPALGTTFPFPEPDEEEIIVFGTWYLGNLKEQVDKCLDPATNSDLPKASGYTINGQPGDFSPCSTNTTYRRKVDCGKTYLLRIVNANMDEEFYFAIAEHSLTVVGLDGSYTKPINTNYIVIAPGQTMDVLLNTSSTLGSYYMVGREYLNSNVDKPIADHDAIAILEYNGNYTTSAAPLFPQQIPNSLSQEPAFNFYGKLRSLATPEYPVNVPQESDITTKMYITASSNALYCTPDFDPTCFNISFAASVNNISWANPSESILQAYYMNISEPVYETDFPDEPPVYFNFTEKTTTLDRVLTVQGTKVKVLEYNETVEMVFQGTEVMGGSANHPMHLHGHSFYVLGFGFGNYFAERDSKTFNLIDPPYVSTFITPKKGWLAIRFIANNPGVWFWHCHMERHMTWGMESAFMVKNGGTPETSMLPPPATMPSCEVPLDSATLPSNSELMKNQIE